A single window of Doryrhamphus excisus isolate RoL2022-K1 chromosome 5, RoL_Dexc_1.0, whole genome shotgun sequence DNA harbors:
- the LOC131129975 gene encoding growth arrest and DNA damage-inducible protein GADD45 beta-like: MTLEDVSVSNDKMEQVSRALEEVLVSARSHECLTVGVYESAKLMNADPDSVRLCVLAADKEDEDDVALQIHFTLLQAFCRDYDVNIVRLAAVSRLAQLIHEDESEPRDLHCILVTSPPVQPLQCPALHDVISFCEDSRCRNQWVPLVDLMDR, from the exons ATGACTCTGGAGGACGTGTCTGTCAGTAACGACAA GATGGAGCAGGTGAGTCGCGCACTCGAGGAGGTGCTGGTGTCTGCTCGGTCGCACGAGTGTCTCACTGTGGGTGTGTACGAGTCCGCCAAGCTCATGAACGC GGACCCAGACAGCGTGCGTCTGTGCGTACTTGCGGCTGACAAGGAGGACGAAGATGACGTCGCTCTTCAGATCCACTTCACGCTGCTCCAAGCCTTCTGTCGCGACTATGACGTCAACATCGTGCGGCTGGCGGCCGTTTCGCGCCTGGCACAGCTCATCCACGAGGACGAGAGCGAGCCTCGTGACCTGCACTGCATCCTGGTCACG AGCCCACCCGTGCAGCCGCTGCAGTGCCCCGCCCTCCATGACGTTATCAGCTTTTGCGAGGACAGTCGCTGCAGGAACCAGTGGGTCCCCCTTgttgacctgatggaccgctGA
- the si:ch73-60h1.1 gene encoding calcium/calmodulin-dependent protein kinase type IV, which produces MPTSRPGSEPVEFWVDGSRRDGTVEEFYNLSSELGRGATSIVYRCEEKEKKKPYAIKVLKKTIDKKIVRTEIGVLLRLSHPNIIQLKEIFETDTDISLVLELVTGGELFDRIVERGYYSERDAAHVIKQILEAVAYLHENGVVHRDLKPENLLYADLSLDAPLKIADFGLSKIIDDQVTMKTVCGTPGYCAPEILRGNAYGPEVDMWSVGVILYILLCGFEPFFDPRGDQYMYSRILNCDYEFVSPWWDDVSLNAKDLVSKLIVLDPRKRLSVRQALQHPWVLGKAARFSHMDTTQRKLQEFNARRKLKAAMKAVVATSRMHEGSRRRTDSCEMAASATSRQSSVQQDTPSEPTDPAPKDEEATPSESQTTPTDQRSPSPSPSPKPLKADATPTEPAPTRPPLRADGLRQASVVTKSILVPPRPPKKSYTMVQPATRGQATPPSPNSLSNGFATGAEPTSKTSHCQ; this is translated from the exons AGGAGCGACGTCCATTGTGTATCGCTGCGaagaaaaggagaagaagaagccgTACGCCATCAAAGTCCTCAAGAAAACG ATCGACAAGAAGATCGTTCGTACCGAGATCGGCGTCTTGCTCCGCCTTTCTCACCCAAACATC ATCCAGCTCAAAGAAATCTTTGAGACGGACACCGACATCTCCCTGGTTCTGGAGCTCGTGACTGGAGGAGAGCTCTTTGACAG GATCGTTGAACGCGGCTACTACAGCGAGAGAGACGCCGCCCACGTCATCAAACAGATCCTGGAGGCTGTGGCG tatTTACACGAGAACGGCGTTGTGCATCGGGACCTCAAACCGGAGAATTTACTCTACGCTGACCTTTCACTGGACGCGCCGCTCAAAATTG CCGACTTTGGTCTTTCCAAAATAATCGACGACCAGGTGACCATGAAGACAGTGTGTGGTACACCAGGATATTGTG ctCCTGAGATACTTCGAGGAAACGCTTATGGCCCAGAAGTGGACATGTGGTCAGTGGGAGTGATCCTCTACATTCT GCTGTGCGGCTTTGAGCCATTCTTCGACCCACGGGGGGACCAGTACATGTACAGTCGCATCCTCAACTGTGACTACGAGTTTGTCTCCCCCTGGTGGGACGATGTGTCGCTGAACGCCAAAGACCTG GTGAGCAAGCTGATCGTGTTGGACCCTCGTAAGCGTCTGAGCGTGCGCCAGGCTCTGCAGCACCCCTGGGTGCTGGGCAAGGCGGCACGCTTCTCGCACATGGACACCACACAGAGGAAGCTGCAGGAGTTCAACGCCCGCCGCAAACTCAAG GCAGCCATGAAGGCTGTGGTTGCTACCAGCCGGATGCATGAGGGCTCTCGGCGTCGGACCGACAGCTGCGAGATGGCCGCGTCCGCCACGTCCCGGCAGAGCAGTGTGCAGCAGGACACGCCCTCTGAGCCTACAGACCCTGCCCCCAAGGATGAGGAGGCCACGCCCTCGGAAAGTCAAACAACACCAACGGACCAAAGGAGCCCCTCCCCTTCTCCGAGCCCCAAACCACTCAAGGCTGACGCTACCCCCACTGAGCCCGCCCCCACCAGACCACCGCTGCGGGCCGACGGACTGCGCCAGGCGTCCGTTGTCACAAAATCCATTCTGGTCCCACCCAGACCGCCCAAAAAAAGTTACACGATGGTCCAACCCGCAACCAGGGGTCAGGCCACGCCCCCCAGTCCCAACAGCCTCAGTAATGGCTTTGCAACAGGGGCGGAGCCTACCAGTAAGACCTCCCACTGCCAATGA
- the si:ch211-1a19.3 gene encoding uncharacterized protein si:ch211-1a19.3, giving the protein METSSKSSGSGTKVALALLALWSIISLVVIVVWCTSPDLKSSARCRQELQENNEKLEGAKVVWSKDKEALEEQLEEARRQQERQEVRIAALLQRLHAANATLEACHDHKAVMQANISTLQEQADQLWQAQVNLTAQLRHQEDQVEVLQHNLTQADHRMEVCVSLKAAADNHATAAQTQTRACEGNQKFLHKQLLKCKEANSEAPPSPQTSTDPASSTATPLAAIPAVMLLASCARLLMT; this is encoded by the exons ATGGAGACATCGTCCAAGTCATCAGGTAGCGGGACCAAGGTGGCGTTGGCGCTGCTGGCATTGTGGTCCATCATCTCGCTAGTGGTCATCGTGGTGTGGTGTACGTCTCCGGACCTGAAGAGCTCGGCCCGCTGCCGCCAGGAGCTCCAGGAAAATAATGAGAAGCTGGAGGGGGCCAAAGTGGTGTGGAGCAAGGACAAGGAGGCGCTGGAGGAACAGCTAGAGGAGGCCAGGCGCCAGCAAGAACGCCAGGAGGTCCGCATAGCTGCGCTGCTCCAGCGACTCCACGCCGCCAATGCCACACTGGAAGCCTGTCACGACCACAAG GCAGTCATGCAGGCCAACATCAGCACGCTGCAGGAGCAGGCAGACCAACTGTGGCAGGCGCAGGTCAACCTGACAGCTCAGCTGCGGCATCAAGAAG ACCAAGTGGAGGTGCTTCAGCACAACCTGACTCAAGCGGACCATCGCATGGAGGTGTGCGTCAGCCTGAAGGCGGCCGCCGACAACCACGCTACGGCGGCGCAGACACAGACACGCGCCTGCGAGGGCAACCAGAAGTTCCTGCACAAGCAACT tctcAAGTGTAAAGAGGCCAACTCAGAAGCACCCCCGTCTCCACAGACGTCCACAGACCCTGCCAGTTCGACCGCCACACCACTCGCCGCAATTCCGGCCGTGATGCTGCTGGCGAGCTGTGCCCGCCTCCTGATGACAT ga